From Microcoleus sp. FACHB-672:
AATTTCTGCCGGTTACGCCCGATCACATGAATTTCTTGAATGCCTAACTCTGCACAGCCGGCAACCACTGCCCGCGCCGCACCGCCCGCGCCTAAAATTACGGCGACTGTCTGGCTCCAATCTCGATTGTACGCTTTCAGGGGAGCGACAAAGCCCTCAACATCCGTATTGGTGCCGGCCCAACTTGTGCCGGTGTGCCAGACGGTGTTGACTGCGCCGACGGCTTGGGCAATGGGGGAAATTTCTGATAAAAAAGGCATAATCGCCTGTTTGTGAGGAATGGTGACGCTAAATCCTCGCAAATTGATCGCTGCAAAACCGGCAAGTGCGACTTCTAAATCTGCCGGTTTAACCGGCATCGCCAGATAAACATAATCTACGCCCAACTCGGCAATCGCGGCATTGTGCATCACCGGCGAGAGAGAATGTTCAATGGGAGAACCGATCACCCCTAAAAGTTTTGTCGTGCCTTTAATCACGGAGATCCTCACGTTTTGATCGCATTAAACGGTTATAAATCAAGCGCATCTTTGCCTTGCGGGATGCCGGCAAAGGTATTTTTCACAGCGAGGGCAAGCCGGTCTAAGTCTTCTTTTAACAGCGGTGGCCATTCCACACCCGCTCGGTAGCCGGCTTCAAATAACTGTATACTTTCAACGGCGATTGAATACAAGGCGACTACCAGTTGCCGGTCAAGGTCGGGATTTTCGTGCAAAGCGTCGCCGATGATTTTCACCGCCAGCAAAATCGAAGTCATTTGCCCTGGCACCGGCGGCTTACCTTCCTTGAGCAGCATCAGGAACGCATCGGGATTTTTCTGAGTGGTCAGAGCAGTTCCCTGTGAGAGGATAAAGTTACGGGCTGTTTTGTAATCCATAAATTAGGATAAGCGATTTTGGCTCAGAGATTTGTTAACGATTTCGTTAAGCATCTCAAATTTTACTGTTATATAGAATAGCTTGGTCTAAAGGAATAGCGAGCCGGTTTTGTGCCGGCGTGTCAAAATCAATTTCCAGGGAGAGCAATCTAATGGCAGAATTGAGTGCCGGTTGATCACGCTTGCAGTTACACCCGGATCTTTTATCTGCCGGCTGCATTTAAATTGTGATGCCGGCGCAAATATCTTAAAATTTAGCTTTCACAAAGGTAAGTACAATACAACTCCCTTCCATTCGGGTTGCTCACTACAATCTATCAGCAGTAACAACTCATCGATCACTTGTCGAACCGGCATTCGGTCATTTACTACAAATAACCCCGCCATCTGTTCTCCTCTAGCCAAACGTTCATAAGCAAAGTCTGGCATAGTTGCACGATCATGGGTTAAAAGAATGCGCTCATTGTTTGCCGCCCAATCTAAAATCGCTTGATCGTCTACTTTCCGCAAACCGACATCCTGAACCCGAAGTAAATCAAGGTCAGGTTGACACAGAAACAGTCCTCGAACAATGTCACCATTAAAGTTTTCATCGCTTAGCAATCTCAACATACCACTGCTAAGACTGCTCTTGCGATAACAAACGAGAACGAATTAGACTCAAATCAGGTTGAATACTAGATAAACGTTGCTGTACCGACTCAGCTAACTGCTCTCTTTGATTCAGGTACATTTCTACAGCATTTTGATGCCGAAGATAGTAACCGATTGTGTTGTAGACATCAGACAATGACAGAGTTGAATACCGATGAACAATAGACTCAGGGGATGCGCCATCTTGAAATGCTCGGATTACAATCTCTAGCAAAACCCTTGAATTTCCAACTCGAATCGCTCCAGTTTCATCTTCCCAAAGAGGAGGTGCCTCACGCTCTAAAACGAGGATCATGGGTTCATTCTTGTGTATCAGATACACCATGATTGTAGCTTAATTCAGATATAATTTTTTAGTACAAACCTCAAAGCATCGTCTCAGACTTAACTATGGGCTATCTTGATAAAGCTCTCTATTGTTTTCTTGCTGAATTAACTACCACAACTTAGTTTTTCAGAGTTAGACGCTGCTGCAACTGTTGACGGCATCTGTAACCTCGAATGCGGTTGAACTGAAACTTATTGCCCTGTGCGCGGTTGATCAGATGTTTAATGAAAGTCTGGGAATTTTGATTACCGTTTAATCGCTGAAAAAGGGTGTACACCGGCACCCTAATTTTATTTTTAAATTACCGCAGTGCATTCAATTTCAACCAGCACATCTTTGGGTAAACGAGAAACTTGAACGGTAGCGCGTGCCGGCGCTGTTTTCTCATCAAAATATTTCGCATAAACGGCATTCATCGCCGCAAAATTATTCATATCTAAAAGAAATACACTTGTTTTCACGACATCGTTAAAAGTCGCCCCAGCCGCCGCCAGAATCGCTTCAATATTTTTCATTACTTGTTCGGTCTGCTTTGCGATATCGTCGGGGTAGACAATCTCATTAATTCTGGGATCGATAGCAATTTGGCCGGCAACAAAGATCATCGTGCCGGTGGCTGTAATTGCTTGATTGTAAGGGCCAACGGGTGCCGGTGCTTGTTCGGTACGGATAATTTTTTTCGTGATAGAGATTGGTTTTTCTGAAGTTGACTGAGAGTCTGCCGGTTCGTAGATTTCTCCATCAGGCATCATCGTACCTGTGAGGTCTGCATTCTCAAAGTTTGCTCCATAAATATTGGAGTCCGTCAAATCTGCTCTTTTCAGGTTTGCTCCGCTAACATTTGCCCTCATTAAATTTGCTCGTTGCAGACAAGCTCTCTCTAAATTTGCTCCTCGCAGACAAGCTTTTTTGAAGTTTGCATTAGATAAGTCGGCTTTACTCAAATCTACATCTGCAAAATTTACACTCGACAAATCCATATTTGGCAGGCTGACGACTCCGAGTTTAGCTCCCTGTAAATTTGCTGCTTGAAGTTTCACATTAGTTAAATCGGCTCGACTTAAATCAGCTCCCTGCAATTTCGCTTCGGTCAGATTTGCACTCTTTAAATTTGCTCTAGTGAGGTTTGCTTTAACTAATGAAGCTTTACTTAGGTTCGCCCCGCTCAAATTCGCCCCACTCAAATTTGCCTTATCTAAATCGGCATGACTTAAATTAACACCGTTGATTTGCGCTGCACTAAAGTCAGCACCGTCGAGAGCTGCCCAACTCAGATTGAGTGAGTAACTTTCCACTAATCCACTCAAATTTGCACCCGTCAGAGATGCCCTACTAAGATTTACACTGTTAAGTTTCGCATTGCTCAGGGATGCCCCGCTCAATTCTGCTCCAGTCAAATCTGAACTGGTTAAGTCTATCCCACTCAGGTTGGCACCTTTTAGGTTGACCCCACTCAGTTTTGCTAGCTGAAAGTTTCGTTCCCCTTGTGCGTATTTTGCTAAAAGTTCCGTAGCGTTCATAAATTTGCCTCTCTATTGCCCTGAATTTAGTTTACCGCCGAAGCGTAAACCGGCAATTAGAAATAGCAACGTTGCAGACTGTTGTTTCAAGTCCTTATTTTCACTGCCGGCACGCGAAGGATTATAATCTTTAGCTAATAGCTGAAGTCGTCTGAAAACAACTGAATAAGGCGGTTATGCGTTCAAAGGAAATATAAATTATTCCTTGTTCTTATAGCGTTGCATCCTTGCTTTTAAGGAATTTATAAGTCGGCTTTTACTATTCGCTAATAATGCCGGCAACCGATCTACATCCGCTCCAACCGCTGACGTAACTTGCTGCTTGCCATATCGATCACCGTCACCACCACCAACAGCACCAGCATCATCGTGGTGGCTTTTGTATATTCAAACGCGCGGATATAATTAACCAACTCAAAACCAATGCCGCCGGCACCGACAACCCCCAGCACGGAAGCCGCACGGATGTTGTATTCAAACATATATAATGTATAACCTAAACCCAAGGGCAGCACTTGCGGCAAAATTCCATATTGAGCAATTTGCAGCCAAGATGCCCCAGCCACCTGCAACGATTCAATCGAGCGCGGCTCAACCGATTCAATCGCCTCTTGATAAAACTTCCCAAGATAACCGATGGTGTAAATGCTCACTGCCAACGTCCCCGCCGGCGCACCTAAGCCGGTTGCCGCCACAAACAGCAAACCCAACACAATAGACGGGACTGAACGCACGGCATTTTGCATAAAATTTGCAACCCATTGCAACCAGCGCGGTGCTAAATTGTGAGCGCTGCAAATAGCAAGCGGCAGAGAAAGAATTGCCCCAATTGTGGTTCCCCAAATCGACATCTGGATCGTCTCGATCAGCGCTTTCACGGCGATATCCAGAACATCCAAATTCGGAGGCCACAACCGGGAGATAAAATTAGTGATATGAGGCCAACTGGTCTTCAGTAATTCCAGATTAATCTCAAGACCCTGCAACGCCCAACCATAGACTAAAAAAATGCCGGCAACCGTTGCCAGCCGGCTCAGCCAGGGATAGCGTCGCCACCAACTCACCAAATCTTTCATGATTAAAAAATTCTGCTCACCCTTCTTTTTAAATTCTTTGGCGTTTTGGCCGGTTTAAACAACTAAGCAACCACTAAACAACCCAATTTTTTATCAAATAGAAACTTGAGTTAATTCCGCAAATCGCTCTGATAAATTGCGGCAAGGGCCATCATAAACCACACGACCGGCATCTAAAATAATTGCCCGTTCTGCGTAGGCACTCGCCATTCCCAAATCGTGCAAAACCGTTACAACCGTCATTCCTTGCTGCCGGTGGAGATCGGCAAAAATGTCCATCACCTGTTGCGCCACCTTCACATCCAAGCCGGCAGTCGGTTCATCCGCTAGCAAAATCTGCGGAGATTGCATCAGCGCCCGTGCGATCGCTACCCGCTGTTGCTGTCCCCCACTGAGCCGGTCGGTTTTTTGGTAAGCCAAATCCTTCAGCCCCAAATTAGCCAGCAAATCCAAAGCGTGCCGGCGATCTGCCTTGCTGAAGCCCCACAGGGTTTGCCATGCCGGCAACGTCGCCAGCTTTCCACACAGCACATTATCCAAAGCCGGCAACTGGCGCACCAGCCCCCCGCCCTGAAAAATTAAGCCGACATCTCGGCGAATCCGCCCCAGTGTGCGCGGAGTCAGCACCACGCCATTAATGCGGATCTCGCCGCGTTGCAATGGCAGTAGCCCCACCAGCGCCCGCAATAGTGTAGACTTGCCGGCCCCATTCAGCCCGAGCAACGCCACAAATTCCCCCGGCTGGATCGTGCAATCAATGCCATTCAGAATCGGACGATTGAGCGACAGGGCGTAAGGGCTATGTAGTTTTTCACACTCGATAGTCATGGGGCATGGGGCATGGGGGATCGGGCCTGGGGCATGGGGGATCGGGCATGGGGAATTTTCACCCACTAATCCCTCACCCCCTCTTCAGTCAGCTTACGGGGTCACTCCCGCCCGTTTCATCGCGTCGCGCATCGGTGAGAGGTGAGTCTCATGATCGACTTTCACCAATTCGGTTGAATTATAAAGCGCGGTGAACATTTGATTGTTTGCCGGCTCGTTCAACTTCATCATTGCATTCACGAGCTTTTCTCTGGTCTCCGCCGGCACATCATCATCTATAACAATCCCGTGCGCCGGTACACCAGGAATCTTGTGAAGAACCCGCAACTGTTTGGCTTCCTCTTCTGTAATATAAGGAGCCTTAAGGGCGTATTCCGAAACTGCAGCCACGTCAGCCTGACCTCGCAATACTGCTTGCAAGGCGCTGCCGTAGCCATCACCATAGGTGACTTCGCTAAAGAAATTCTCTAAGCGATCAGGGCCATCCACAAATCCCTGGTTGACGAACTCGCCGGTGGGCATAATAAAGCCCGATCCAGAGGTGCGAGAGGCAAACGCCATTTTTTTATCTTTTAGCTGTTCCAAGGTTTCCTTCGCGGTCGCCTTAGACTCTAGAGGGCTATCTGCGGGCACTACCAATACAGAGTTATAGGTGTGTCCACCCGAATAATCTTTCCGCACCTCAGCGAGGGCCATACGCGCGCCGGTTAATTCCTCGGCTTTCAAAGCGGGCCGGCTGCTCAAGAAGGCGACATCAGCGCGATCGGCGTTCAACGCTTCAACGGCTGCGGTGTCATCGCCAATCACTGTATCCACCGGCATCCCCACTTCTTTCGAGAGGAACTCTCCGACAGCCTTGGCTTTTTGCTCCAAATCTGTAGATTCTTTGCGACTTGCAAAAGCAACCGTCAGGCGAGTTAGGGGTTTTGTCGCAGTCTGGACAGTCGTGGTCGTCTGAGTTGTTTTAACAACGGGGGTGCTTTCAGTCGTCGCTGGGGTATTTTGGGCTGACTGTTCTTGCCCACAGCCGATTAAACCCGCCAGCACGACCACTGCGATGCCGGCATTCAGTCCCACCCGTTTACCCGCGATTCTGAATAGCTCTTTTGTCAAACTTGAAAGTGACATTATTTTGAGAATTACTTGCAATTATCTTCTCCATTAAATTACCAGGTTTTGAATAAAAAAAATCTCTGAACTTTTGATAAGGATTTCAAATCTTCATCTTTAATAGACTTTATACTTACTCCCCGCTCCCTGATGAAGATGGCTTCTTGAGTTATTACATTTAATTTATATAAACAAATTGATCGGCAACCTAAAAAAGAAGCTTGCTATCGTCCCGCTTCAGTGCTTTTCCATTTAAAATTTTGGGATAAATTATGCAAATTTAATAATTTAGACGAGGACGGATGCCGTAGTGCCGGTAGTGCCAGTAATCCCGCAGGATTTGATCGTGATCGAAACATAGGTCTGCCGGCACGCGCCAAGACTCAAAAATCCCCAAATCCTTTGCATCATCAGCAGCTTGGGGATTGCCGGTGGCCGTCGCGATAAACACAATACTAAGCGTGTGCTTTCGTGGGTCGCGCTTGGGGTCAGAATATACATGAAATTGTTCCACCAACTGCACCGGCAGCCCTGTTTCTTCTTCAGCCTCTCGTGCAGCTGCCGTTTCCACAGACTCTCCCTCATCAACAAAACCGCCGGGAATCGCCCAGCCATAGGGAGGATTGCGACGTTCAATGAGTATGATAGGGCGGTGGGGCCGGTCGATCAGCTCAATAATGATATCGACCGTAGGGACAGGATTTTTATAAGTCACAAGCAAAAATTTTTAAGACTCTAGAGTGAGTAACCAGGACTGAGATAAGTATAAGATTACGGAGGACTCTCCCAATCAGGACTTTGCGCGGATATGCCCCACAGAGCTAGCGGGATTTTGCTACACCCATCCTCCTTGCCCGGACGTTTTGGTATTGGTGACTTAGGCCCAGAAGCTTATCGCTTCGTTGATTTTCTGGCAGAGAGTGGCCAACAGTTGTGGCAAGTCTTACCCTTGGGTCCCACCGGCTATGGCAATTCGCCGTATATGTCCTATTCCGCACTGGCCGGCAACCCCCTACTGATCAGCCCAGAACTGGTGCGAGACAATGGCTTGCTTACCGATCAAGATTTAGCCGGTGTACCAGAATTTCCCGTCGAGAGAGTCGATTATGACCAAGTAATCGCCGTAAAAATGGACTTGCTGTGGAAAGCTTGCCAAAATTTCCAACGGCAGCCACAAGATGAATTTGAAGCATTCTGCGCTCATCACGCACACTGGCTGGATGACTACGCCATGTTTATGGCGATTAAGCAGATGAATCGGGGAAAAGGTTGGAATGCGTGGAACCCAGCCCTTGCCAACCGTGAACCCGAAGCCCTGGCATCCGCCAAGATGCTGCTAGAAACCGAAATTTCCTTCCGCAAATACCTACAGTTTGAGTTCTTTCGCCAGTGGGCGCTGCTCAAGCGCTACACCAATGATCGCCGCATCCAGATCCTCGGAGATCTTCCGATCTATGTTGCCCATGACAGCGCTGATGTCTGGGCGAACCCCCAAAACTTTTGCTTGAATCCCAAAACCGGCGAAACCACACTCATGGCCGGTGTCCCACCCGACTACTTTAGCGCCACCGGCCAGTTGTGGGGCAATCCCATTTATAACTGGGACATCCTTAAAGAGAAAGACTATCACTGGTGGGTGCAGCGCTTCCAGGGAATGCTGGAATTAGTAGACTGGATTCGGATTGACCATTTTCGGGGCTTTGAAGCCTACTGGGCGGTCAAATCCGGCGAAACCACTGCGTTGCATGGCCAGTGGATGACAGGGCCGGGAGCCGCTTTTTTTGAGTCAATCGAAGAACAGTTAGGCCGGCTACCCTTTATTGCCGAGGATCTGGGCACAATTACCCCAGAAGTTGAAGCGCTGCGGGATCAGTTTAATATGCCGGGAATGAAGATTTTGCATTTTGCCTTTGGTGCCGGCTGGGGCAACGCTTATTTACCCCACAATTACGCGCGTAACACTGTTGCTTACACCGGCACTCACGATAATGACACAACTCTAGGCTGGTTCAATCATCTGTCAAACCGCGAAAAAGAGGAAGTCCGGCGTTATTTAGGTCGCACTGACGATGAAGAAATTCATTGGGATCTAATTCGGGCGGCTATGAATTCTGTTGCGGATTGGGCAATTACTCCGCTTCAAGATATTTTGGGAATCGGCAGTGAAGGGCGGATGAATACCCCTGGTAAAGGTGAGGGAAATTGGGAATGGCGATACACAGATGGTGCATTAACCAATGAACTACGTCATCGCATTCTTTCCCTAAGTGAAGTTTATGGCCGGTTTTATTAAGAGTCGTGAGTTCTGAGTTTTGAGTTTTGAACAAAGATTTTGTCTTCGTTCTTTTCGCTATTTTCTTGTTTTTTATCCTTCAGTTTCTAAACTATGCTTTTTCCAAGATCTAGCGGTATTTTGCTTCACCCAACTTCTTTTCCTAGTAGATTTGGAATTGGCGATTTGGGAGAAGAAGCCCGTCGCTTTGTTGATTTTCTGGCAGAAAGCCGACAGACATTATGGCAAGTTTTGCCGGTGGGTCCCACGGGATACGGCAACTCTCCTTATATGTCTTATTCTGCACTCGCCGGCAATCCACTTTTAATCAGCCCAGATCGACTGCGGGATGACGGGTTACTAACCGAAGAAGATTTCAGAGATTTGCCTGAATTTCCCGAAAATCGTGTGGATTTTGAGAAAGTTGCTCAAGTCAAAATTCCCTTGCTGCAAAAAGCGTGTGAAAATTTTAAAGCTCACGCTTCTGAAGAGTTGCAACAAGAATTTCGGACATTCTGCGAGAGCAAAGTTTACTGGCTTAATGACTATGCCTTATTCATGGCGCTCAAAGAAGCCCACGCCGGCGATGGTTGGCACACTTGGGATGCCGGTATTTCTAAACGCCACCCGGAAGCCATAGAGTTGTGGGAAAAACAGCTAAGCGATCAGTTATTATTCCAGAAATTTACTCAGTTTGTCTTCTTTCGCCAGTGGTCAGCGATCAAGCATTATGCGAATGAGCGCCAAATTCAAATTATTGGGGATATTCCCATTTATGTTGCTCATGACAGTGCAGATGTTTGGGCACACCCGGAAAGTTTTTGCCTCAATCAAGAAACAGGTGAGCCGGCTTTAATGGCCGGCGTTCCACCGGATTATTTTAGTGTCACCGGCCAACTCTGGGGTAACCCGGTTTATAACTGGGAATACCTGCAACAAAACGATTTTGATTGGTGGGTGCAGCGCTTCAAATTCATGCTTGATTATGTGGATATTATTCGCATTGACCACTTCCGAGGGTTTGAATCTTTCTGGGCAGTGCCTCAAGGCGAAACTACCGCAGTAAATGGGGAGTGGGTTGATGCGCCGGGGGAAGCTTTCTTTACGGTGCTTAATGATAAATTGGGCAAGCTTCCTGTGATGGCTGAAGATTTAGGAATGATCACACCAGAAGTGAAGGACTTACTAGATAAGTTTGAATTTCCTGGGATGAAAGTTTTGCATTTTGCTTTTGGGGGCGATGCAGACAATCCTTATTTGCCCTTCCAATATCCGCATAACAGCGTGGTTTACACCGGCACCCACGATAATGACACAACCGTTGGCTGGTTCAGCCAAGTATCTGAACAGGAAAAAGAGTCTTTGTTGCGTTATTTAGGCTGCACCGGCAACGATGGAATTCATTGGGATCTCATCCGTTTAGCCTTGAGTTCTGTCTCTAGCCAAGCTCTAATTCCCTTACAAGATATTTTAGGACTAGGCACCGAAGCCCGGATGAATTTTCCCAGCAAAGCAGAAGGAAATTGGGAGTGGCGCTATTGGCACAATGCGTTAACGGACGACTTGCGAGATCGCTTCAGAACTTTAACAGAAACCTATGGCCGAGTCCCGAAAAAAAGTGACTAGAGGTTAGGGACTAGGGCAAGGGAGATTAAAGACTGAAGATTAGTCCTTAATCTCCCTTCTGGTGAACAGGCGAGATAACTATAACTTTGCCAGTTTTCACGCCCATGCCCAATGCCCATTCCCCTCTCTTAAGATCGAGGATTTGCCTTAACCGTCACTTCCTCAACCTTTCCGGGTTCGCCCATTTGCTTGGCTTGCCCGTTATTAACCGCGACTAACACACCCCCCGCGTTGCCGGCAGTCACAACCAGTTGCTGTTTAGCTTCCCAACTGCGCTGCGTTCCTTCCGACAAAACCCCCTCAAACTCAATTTTGCCGTCGGCAACAATTTGTATCCAAGATTCAGCCTTTAAAGTAAGGCCAACTCTTACAGCCTGATTGGAATTTGTGACGGTTTTCAATAAGCTAGCGTTCTCTACCTTTGCCAGTTGGCCGGTTGGCGCTTGGTTTCCTTGAGACGGCTGGTTCTTTAACTCCTGCTTATTGTCCAAACCGCTCACCTGCGCTACAGAACGGTTCATCATGTAAGACATCCCGTTAACTGAACACATAATTAGGAATATGTAAACCAAATACAGATGAATCGGTCTTAATTGAGGCGGGGATAATTGTATCCAAGAATATTTGAACAATCGCAGATTCGTTTCCGTGGGAAAATCACTCGCCAGCAAGGCACCATTCATCCCCAGAGCATCAGCAAAACGCCGGATAAATCCCTGAATGTAAACCGGCTCTGGCAGGTGTTGTAACTTGCCTTCCTCAATTGCGTGCAGCATTCCCGACCGGATCATTGTCCTAGCCGCAACATCTTCTAGGGACAAATCCTGGTTTTCACGGACTTGACGCAGTTTTGCTCCCAGTTCTGAAAGCTTTTCTGCGCGTTCTTGCTCAAAATTGCGTATAGGTTTTTTCTTATTTTTCATCATAGGGTGTGCTCCTCAATGTCTGCTGGCACATTAACTGATGTTAGGTTGAGCTGGGTTTGCAAGAACCTTAGCTCAAAATCTTTCAGAGGGCGGTAAGTACCAGGTTTCAACATTGGTTCTTCGGGGGGTTCCAATAAAATGGGTCCTATTGCCGTGCGGTGCAGGTTAACCACTGGATATCCTAACTGTTCTGCGACCCTTCTAATCTGGCGGTTTCTGCCCTCTTTAAGAATTACTTCCAAAAGTGTTTGAGAACCAGGATACTTTGCTAGGGCACGGACTTGGGCGGGTAATGTTTTTTTGCCAGATAGGATAACGCCTTTGCGCCATGCTTCCAAAACCGATTCAGGGGGATAACCTTGCACCCAGACTTGATAGGTTTTGGGAATGCCGTGACGGGGGTGAGTAAGGCCAAATGTCAGCCCTCCGTCATTAGTCAGCAGCAACGCTCCTGTTGATTCAGCGTCTAAGCGTCCGATGGGATGCAAGCCCTGACCTTTGCGAAGTGATGCCGGCAGTAAATCCAACACTGTAGACCGCTTCCACGGGTCGCTACAGGTAGATACGACTCCCTTGGGCTTGTGAAGCAATAGATACACCGACTGAGGACGATAAGCCGGCTTGAGGGGGACTCCATCCACTTCAATTTCATCGCACTCTGGATTGGCTTTTTGCCCCAGCCGTACCACTTGGCCATTCAGATGCACTCGCCCTTCTAGAATCATTTTTTCAGCTTGCCGGCGCGAGGCAACTCCCCATTCAGAGAGAATTTTTTGCAGTCGTTCCTCCATGCTCAGACAAATGTGTAAAGGTGTGAGGTTTTGAATCAGTTGAGCGTTCGGTTAATCTGCGTGTTGGTCAGCACAGACTATGTACAAATATTACAAGACAGGTGGTTCCAAGGGCGTCCCTGTTTTCACGAGGTTCCGCAAACTGTGACCCAGCGCAAAAACTTTAAGCTAAAGGTCGTGAGCTGTAAAGTGGTGCTTACCACCTTCTGGCTCAGAGCTAAGACTGCCGGTATCTACCCTATCAACTGCTCAGCAGCCGCAGAAACCAGAGCTAAGGATTGAGCGTGAGCGGCTAGCTAGAAGTCAATCTATTCGTGCAACCGGCAAGCCGGCCATTTTCACGGATAACTGAGCGATTTTCCGCCTTTCCTCGCTTCATCTTAAGAGTGACGGTTATGCTGTCTACAATATTTTGTACGGAAATAATACATGAGTGGGTCTTTTTTAGCTCAATTCGCTAAGTTTCAAACCTTGGGACTTGTCCGGACGGAAATAAAATCCGGGCAAAGCATCAGTTTTTTAGGCTACGAGTTTACATAGTTATTTTTTGACTGTAATTGAATCATACCGGAAAAAGCTCCAGACTGCATATCATTTTAAACAATTTCAATAGCATCAGCAGTCGCTTGAGTCAGAAATTATAAGTAAACTTGATAGCCTTTCTAAAAATAGGGATGTCTCTGGATTGGAGGGGCGATTCAAAATTTTCGGTAAGGAAAAAAGGTGAGAAGATTAGTGTTTTCACCGGCAGCAACCCATTCAAGGCTCAAACGGGCCTCTCTAGACGGCTGGCCTTCTTTTTTAAAAAGAGTTATCTGACCCAAACCGGCTGCAAAGCAAAGCGGGAGAAAACTGTCCTGACAAGCCGACATTTCAGCAGAACCTAGGTGATTGCTGAGAAAGCAAACAGGAGTTTAAGCGACAGTAATCATTGGGTAAAATGCTCTAATCGTTATTAGCCAAAACTTTGCCTCAATTCTTTGTGGTTAAAACTTGAGTTCAACAAGATCAAGTCGGCACGTCTCAACAGATTTTTTTCAACAATCGTTCGCACAACTAGACTTTAATTCCGTACAATCGAAGTCTATGTTTCAGGAGGCCGCTCAATCTGTCAATGCATAATCAAGATCCCAATCCACAAGCCTTGACGCAAAAACAGAGCCGGCTGATTGGTAAAGTCCTATCTCCCGCAGTTGGGTTATGGTTGCGCTCACAAGTCGAGCAAGTCCAACATCTGCAAGTAAAAATTGAGGGAGGCGACCGGCAAATCCTCTCAGGCTGTATTCCTGGCGTATCCATCACCGCTAAAGGTGCAGTCTATCAAGGATTGCATCTCGGGGAAATTCAGCTCACCGGCACCGGCATTCGCATCAACATCGGCCAAGTCATCAAAGGCAAACCCCTGCGCCTTTTAGAACCGATCCCCGTTGCCGGTGAGCTGAAACTGCCTGAAGCCGATCTCAATGCCTCCCTGCAAGCTCCCTTGCTGGCTAACGCTTTAATCGAGTTTCTACTTCCCTTACTACAAACAAACGATCTTGCGCCTCAACCGGCACGCTATCGCTTGCAAAATTCTCAAATGACCCTCGATAACGGACAACTGACCCTCCGCGCCCAGTTAGTGTCTCCTGCCGGCAACCCAACGCCCTTTGTCCTGCGTAGCGGCTTGCAGCTAGCCAGCAGTCATGAATTGCAGTTTGTCCGCACCCATCTACAGACTTCACAGGCATTGCCGACGGCCAATTTGGATGGCTTCATCATCGATTTAGGCCCAGAAGTTGATATTCAGGAACTCACCCTCAGTCCCGGACTCCTCACTTGTCGAGGCCGGCTCATGGTGATCC
This genomic window contains:
- a CDS encoding pseudouridine synthase, producing MEERLQKILSEWGVASRRQAEKMILEGRVHLNGQVVRLGQKANPECDEIEVDGVPLKPAYRPQSVYLLLHKPKGVVSTCSDPWKRSTVLDLLPASLRKGQGLHPIGRLDAESTGALLLTNDGGLTFGLTHPRHGIPKTYQVWVQGYPPESVLEAWRKGVILSGKKTLPAQVRALAKYPGSQTLLEVILKEGRNRQIRRVAEQLGYPVVNLHRTAIGPILLEPPEEPMLKPGTYRPLKDFELRFLQTQLNLTSVNVPADIEEHTL
- a CDS encoding DUF2993 domain-containing protein codes for the protein MHNQDPNPQALTQKQSRLIGKVLSPAVGLWLRSQVEQVQHLQVKIEGGDRQILSGCIPGVSITAKGAVYQGLHLGEIQLTGTGIRINIGQVIKGKPLRLLEPIPVAGELKLPEADLNASLQAPLLANALIEFLLPLLQTNDLAPQPARYRLQNSQMTLDNGQLTLRAQLVSPAGNPTPFVLRSGLQLASSHELQFVRTHLQTSQALPTANLDGFIIDLGPEVDIQELTLSPGLLTCRGRLMVIPLEEG